In Pan troglodytes isolate AG18354 chromosome 20, NHGRI_mPanTro3-v2.0_pri, whole genome shotgun sequence, the genomic window cctagcactttgggaggccgaggcgggtggatcacgaggtcaggagattgagaccagcccggctaacatggtgaaaccccatctctactaaaaatgcaaaaaattagccaggcgtggtggcgggcgcctgtagtcccagctactcgggaggccgaggcaggagaatggcatgaacccgggaggccgagctcgcagtgagcgagatcgcgcaactgcactccagcctgggcggcagagcgaggctctgtctcaaaaaaaaaaaaaaaaaaagaaaaagaaccactGGATTGAGGTCTGGCTGGGGCTGAGGCCACAGGGACAGACAGGCACAGGAGGCAACATCTCCCCAGAGTCCCAGCGTCTAGCTTAGGCAAGTGAGCGCGGAGCAGAAGAAAGCCCCCAAGGCTCAGCGCCTGCCTGGCGGCGAGACCCAGGTGGGTCACTCCGCCAGAGCCCTGCTGctccaggggctggggtgggtgaCGGTCACCTCTTGCAGATCTCATCGGCAGCCTCCTGGCTAAAGAGCTGCTGCTGCAGAACGTTGTTGAGGGCGTGGACAGCACACAGCTCCAGGCGCTGCCGTTCGTGGTACACGGTGGGTGGGCTCGGCTGTGCTCCCGGGGCCTGGGACATGCCGTCCTCGGCTCCTGCTGGGGGTTGGGAGGGGGAGAAGGTCCTCAGGGGCCCGGGATCTAGAGGTCCAGCCTCCCAGCAGGCCTTTGGGGCATCGCCATTGATTGAGCTGGGGCTCGGAGCAGCCCAGGAGGACACTGGGCCCCTGACCCCGTTCCCTGGCAGTCTCCTGGCAGTACACGTTCCTCCATCCCTTATTCCTATTCCTACGAAAAACGCTGTCTCTTCTGCTCCCCTAGCAACAGAAAACCACCCTCACCAGGTCTTTAAGTAAAAGGGTCCCTATCATGGTCACCTAGCAACAGAGGAACCGGCCTCCCCGTCCCTAGGTAACCAGGGCGCTCTGTGGTTACCTAGCAACAAAGCCCCCTCCCCACCGCACTAGGTAACAAAGTCTGTCCTCCGAGCACCTAGCAATAGAGAATCCTCCTCCCCTGTCTCTAGGTGATAGGGTCCCCTCTGGTCTCCTAGCAACAGAAGACTCCCCTTCCCCGGTCATGTAGCAGCGAGGCTCTCTGCTCTTGTCACCTGGCAACGGGGCCCCCTCCCCAGTCACTAAGCAACAGGAGTTCCTTTTCCTATCACCCAGCAACCAGGCCCCCTCCCCGGACACCAAGGAATGGAGCCCTTCGCCGACCCGCACCCCAGCCACGGCGCTCGCCCTTTGCCTGGCAACGCCCCTCACCCCGCCTGCCTCTCCGCTCCACCGAGCCAGGGGTTTCCGCATCCCCTTCCTGGGCGGCGGCTCTGGGCTCCGAGTGCGGGGCGGGCAACACCGCGCTGACTGGGCAGGCGGGACGGACTACAGCTCCCGGTGATCCCCGCGCGCCGGACTACTACTCCCGTGGGGCCCCGCGGGACTCTTGCTCCACACGGAACGCCCGGGCCGCGTGGCCCTGAAGTCGGCCGTCGGGCCTAGGAAATGCCGCACTACAACTTCCGTCGGGCTCCGCGGCAGGTCCCGGAAGTGCGCCTCAGAGGCCCTTCTTTCGCATACGGCCGCGCCCACTACCGCTCAGAGATTCTAGGAAACTTAGTAGGTAGGCTCTCGCGATAGCTTCCTGGCGCCGCGCTCTCATGGGTGCTCGCCCCCGGCGATGGCGTCATGCGCGGTGCGCAGACGCAGCGTGACGTCACACAAGGGAAAGGGATCAGAGACGCCAGGCGGTGCGGGGGGAGGCAGCGGTGATCTTTACTGAGTCAGAAGGGAGACCCTGGGGaagtggggcagggcaggggtgggatGGTGGTGGTGAGAGGCCAGGCAGATGATCTTGTCTCAGGAGGGAGGAGGCTTCTCAGCAGAGATGGATCCCCGGCCTGGAGGGGAGCTGGCAGCAGGCTGCGGGGAGAGAGGGGAATGAGCGAATGAGACAGAGGAGAGTTGAGGAGACAGACGCCTGGGGGAGGcagtggtgggaggaggggacaggGCAGGGGGGCGGTGGAGGAAGACCCGGAGAGAGCGGGACAGAGCCCTGGGggtggacagagacagagagagtctcGATCAGAGGCGGGCACAGAGACTCAGGGGACGCGGACAGAAATGGAGACATCTACAGTGCCAGGATTCAAAGTCATGGAGAGAGGTTAAGGAAATAAAGGTCAGAAAGAAAGGTCAACAAATACAGAACCAGAACTGCAGAACTAGTGAGAGCCCGGGACCCCCAAGCTCTGCAGAACACAGGAGCCCAGGGCCGGGGGAGAGGGGCCTGGCCGCACCCAGGAGGCTCCGCCAGAAGGCCGTGACGGTGGCGGAGCCGGTGACCGCGCCTGGCTCGGCAGGGTTCTCTCTGTGGGTGTGCACAGCAAAGCTTCGGCCCGTGGGGCCCCGGGGTCCGCTCAGCTCTACATCCACCACGTGCATGTCCGTGAGGCTGGGACAAGAGGGGCAGTCAGTCTGGAGAGCCTGGACTCAGCCCAACACCCTGCTTACCTCTGCTCACCTGGTATCAGCCACAAGCACCCCAATCACCCCATCGAAGCCCAGGCTGGGGGCAGCCAGGGCAGCCGCCGCCATGGTGTTGGAATTTCGCGGGGCAAAGGGGCAGAGCCCACGGACAGGGCCTTCGTAGAGCACAGTGCAAGGCCCAGGGCTGTGGGCTGCAGCCAGGGGTCCCTCAAGCCGGAAGCCATCGGGGTGTGTGGCCATGGTGACACGAAGGCTCTGGAAGCAAGAGCCCGGGTTAGGGGGAGTGGGGTCTTTGCAGGCCTCCCCTGGTTCCTGGGGAGCCCAGCAGGCCTCACCCGGAGGCCCCCAGCTGCATCCAATCTCCTGATGTCCTCAGTGCCCCACAGGGCCCCTCGGGCCACAAACACGGCGTGGTCCCAGTGCTGTGAGGCCTCCAAGAGCTGCCGCTCTGTGGTCTGGTCACTTAGAGCTGAGGGGGACCCCACCTGGGGTGGATGAAGGAGGGGAGGGTTGAGGTCAGGGAAGGATATCCACTTCAGGGTGGGGTGAGACCAAGACAGAAGGGGTAGGGCTCTGCGTAAATGGTTGGGGTGGGGCTTACCAGGAGATTGGCATGGCGCAGGATTTGTGCCCCAGATTCATGGATTATTTTGGGATGGGCCACTTCCACAACCAGATCAGGGCGCCTGGGAGAGGGGAAAGAGGGCGGAGGGTCTTGGAGAGGTATTAGGCCTCTTCTCCCCAAGGTTCCCTCCGAGTCTACTGAGGGCTGCCCTTCTTCTCCCTGACCTGGGAGGCGAAATGAGATGAATGGGTTCGTCCTGTTTCACATTTGCTtgaaccaaggcccagagagggtcaGGGAACCCCTGAGATCACACAGTGGCTAAGAGAGCCAGGACAGGAGCTTCAGGCAGCTCCACTCTCCCATGGCAAGGTCACTGACCTTTCCCCAAGGGCAGCAAGGTTCTGGAGCTGCAGGGAAGGGGGCACGCTCCCTGCCATTCGTCCTGGGTCACGATTCCAGACAAAAACAAGTTCTAGGCCAAGTTCTGGTCCCTGAGCCAAGAGGCGGGAGACGAGGGACTGTCctggggagagggaaaggagagggcTAGAGATccagagagagggggacagagacccagagagagaggaggtggggacagagacccagagagagaggaggtggggacagagacccagagagagaggaggtggggaCAGACTCAGATTGCAGGGTAGGGAGACAGAGATGGGGGTAGGACAGAGACACAGTGGGGtggacagaggcccagagagaagggAGACAGAGACGGAGAGGACAGagacctggggtgggggtgcGGTGGGCAGACCCAGAGACACAGCCAGGGgcagatagagacacaaaaaagtgTTTGTGGAGGGCAGAGTCTTGGGAGCTTTAGGAAGGGGTTTGGGGAAGGAGGCCAAGGATGGTCAGGGACTCACCGAGGCGGCCATAGCCCACCACGCCCACCCTCCACGGGCCCCTGTCGGCCATGGCCCTGAGTGCGGTGTCCGGGGCCCGGCTCCCTGGGCTGCTCACTGCCCCCTGCACAAGGCCTGGGCAGCCGCTGCTCTTTGGACATCTGACCCTTGAGCCTCTGGGCTCAGTCTTCCCCCTTCCCCGCAGGCCCAGCGTGGGGGCGTGGGCCTGCGGGAGTGGAGGCGGGAGAACCCTTCCCTGTGCTCTGTCCACTTTCCCGGGTCCAGCACAGTGAGCATGGTGACTGGGGGTTCTGGGAGCCCTGCGTGCCCCCCTTTCCCCTGCAGCACACCCTCTTTCTCCCTGCTGATGTGGAAAGTTTCCTCTGCAGTCCCCTGCCCCCTCTCTGGCCGGCCAGGTTGTCATGGAAACTGCATCTTGCTTTGGGTTGGGAGAAGAgatggtgacagagactctgGGCTCTGTCTGTTCCCTCGTGCTCACCTCTCCTCCTTGTTCTCAGGCGGCTAAGGTCTGAGGGAGGCTTCAGCCTGGCTGTGCCCCTAGCCCTCCCAGAGGCAGCGGGAGCCCTGGTTGTGGCTTCTCCTCAATGTGTCCTTGCCTCAGCGGGTCCAACCTCCCTAGCCCCGCTGCGCAGCACGGGTCCCCTTCCCACAGCCTCCGCTCCTGTCCACAGCCTCCCTCTGCTCTGATCATCCTTCAGTTCACCTTGACTTGCTAcctttcactctgtcccccatcGTGCCACCAGCTGCCTCCAGTGTGACGTTCTCACTCCCACGTCCGTCCCTCCCGTTCCCCAGCTCGCATCAGCCCAGGAGAAGCCTTCGAGGCCTGGAGAGGCCAAGTGTCCCCAACATGAGCCCCAGCCTCTGTGCCTTGAGGGTGCCTGGCACCGGAAATGGCGCAGGCTGCGGCAGCGCAGGCTCCCTGCCCCCAGCCACCACCTGGTACCCGCTGCAGTGTTTCCATGGCAACCAGGATTGGCACTGGAAGGAggctggagagaaagagagcgTGAACGGGAgcatggggttggggggggggggcgggcaCTGGGTGGCGAGAGCCCCAAGTTgacaggaggagagaggagacagaCGCAGGCAGACAGAGAGGGGCCAAGACCCCGACGTGGCACCCAAAGGCTGCCGCTGCTGATAAGGGAGGAATTGGCTTCCAGAGCCAGGAGCCCCGGGTGTGGGAGAGATAAGATGCCTGGGTGTAGACAGAGCCAGGAAGGGGGCAGGGGCCAGGCACCTCATGGAAGTGGGGGGCCTCCCGCCATCTCTACCTTCTGACTCCTGCTGGGGCCTGAGTGTCCCCATAGTGCCCATAGCTGCCGTGTACGGGGTACAGCCTGGGCCACTACGAGGGGAGAAGGGGGCTGGGCGCAGGCCTGTGTGTCCTCAGGGCTGTGTCCCCGAAGCCACCTCAGCGTGGGAAAGCACTGGAAGGCCCTGCATGGCTCTGtcactccctctgcctcccccagcAGTGTGAGATGGCAGCCCTGGCCAGCCCCAGCCCTCCAGGGGCTGCAACTCAGGCACCTTGACCCCCCAAGAGACATCatcaccccctcccccaacccacccAACAGCTGCCCACTGTGCCAGCAACCCCCCAACCAGGCCCGCTCGGGGCTTGctccctgccctcccagggctCTGTTCCTGCCCTTCTGGGTGGCACTGTGGTGCCCCTGCCGCCCCAGGCCCACCCGATCCGGCCCTCCAGCCTCCCACTGAACCGGCCAGAAATACAGCTGCTGTGCCCCAGAGGccgcagccccagcctcccacatGGCCTCCCTCCCCTTCAGCACCCCCTCCTCTGGAGCAGCCTTGAGGGGGTCTGCAGTGGAGACACACACTCTGGATTGGGCcctgttgtgggttgaattgtcACCCAGAAAGGGAAGCGCAGAAGTCCTGACCTCCAGGGCCTCAGAATGGGACCTTATTTGGGAATTGGGTTTTTGCCAAGGATGGAGCTGAGGTTATACTGGAGGTGGAGGCTCCTGGTCCAGTCTGACCTCTGTCCTTGTAAGAGGGGAGGTTAGgcaggctgcagtggctcacgcctatagtcccagcactttgggaggctgaggcaggtggatcacttgaggtcagaagttcgagaccagcctggccaacatggtgaaaccccgtctctactaaaaatacaaaaattagctgggtgtggtggtagtcgcgtgtaatcctagctactcagggggctgagggaggagattcgcttgaacctgggaggcagaggcttcagtgagctgaaattgtgccactgcactccagcctggacaacagagcaagactctgtctcaaaaacaaagaaacaaacaaagaaaacggtcaggcatggtggctcatgcctgtaatccgagcactttgagaggctgaggtgagtggatcacctgaggttaggagttcgaaaccagcctggccaatgtggtgaaaccccatctctactaaaaatacaaaaattagccaggcctggtggcgcatgcctgtgatcccagttacttgggaggctgaggcaggagaatcgcttgaagctgggaagcagaggttgcagtgagctgagatcacaccattgcactccagcctgggcgacaataataaaactccatctcaattaaaaaataaataaataaaagaggggGAGTTGGACACAGACGGACGCACAGAGAGGGAAGAGATGAGAGGCTACAGGGGCAGGCACTGGAAGACTGGGGTGATGTGATACAGCCACCAGCCAGGACAGCCTGGGGCCGCCAGAAGCTGGCGAGGCAGGAAGCTCCCCTGAGGTACCCCCAGGTTTCAGAGAGAGCGTGGccctccctccagcctccagaactgtgggacgATAGATTTCCTTTGTTCTAAGTCTCCACCTGGGTTTGGGTGTGGTGTGGCGGTGCTGGGGGAGGAGTTTAGGAAGAGAGGGAATCAGACCTTCTCTGGGGTCTCCAGGGTGAAGGCTGAGGGGCCTAAGACCACCCGGAGGTGCCCCGTGCCCACCCTCCCGACGGAGCTGCGAGGCTGGCTCTCCAGCCTCTCCTTCCGCCCCCACCCACATTCACTTTGTTTTCTCTCCTCCGTGCTTTCATGaccaaaaaaaatatttttttactttttccatgttttttttttaaagtaattacagAGCAGGTAGTCGTTGACGCAAACCTCCCTTCAGTATCAAAAGTGTCTGTGGGGCAGGTGGGGCTGGGGCGGGTGGAGGCTCCCCCCCGCGCCGACGACAGGGACCGCCGGCCGGGAGCAGAGCCGGGCGCTGGGACGGGAGCTCTGGTGACGTGCCCATCTCTTCAGTTTTGAGGGCggaggagtgggagggagggacggGCGTCAAACTGCAAAAACTGAACCGTAAAAGGAAGGTGTTTGGGGCCGAGGGGAAAGGACACCCCTGGAGAAAGCTCCTCTCTCCCCTGGAAGGCGGCGGGCCCGGAACGCTTGGTGGGAGAGCGAGGAGGAAACGCGGAGAACTCAGGCCACTTCTCCTGGGTCCCACGTCCCCTCCCGTCACCGGGGATTGGCGGGGGTGAGGCGAGGATCCCGGAGACTCCGCTCCTGGAGCCCCACCCTGTCCTCACTGGGGGTCCGAGCCCCAGAGGGGGCTGGAAGCCACCTCTCCCCAATTCCCTGCGTGGTCCCAGAAGGTGGGCTGGGCTGTGGGAGGAAGGGGTCCCGGTCAGGCTGCGCCCGGGCTGGGACCTGGGTGGGGGGCTCCACGCCCCTCGCCCGCCCGGCCCTGCCGCCTCAGATCTGCGTCTCTTGCACGTTCTCCTTGGAGCCGCTCTTGAAGAGCAGAGGTTCGTGGATGGAGTTGAGGCCAGGCGGGCCTTTGCCCCCGCAGCCCCCGCCGCTGGGGTTGCTGCTGTAGTGCGCCTTGAAGGCGGCAGCCACGTAGTGGTGGTGGTTGAGGTGGTCTCGCTCCAGGGCGGGCAGGGCCAGGTGGCTGTCCCCGCCCACACCACCCCCACTGGCCACGGCGGCCGCGGCGGCCACGGACACGGCCGAGGCGGCGGGCAGCTCGTCCTCCACGTTGATGATCTCCACGGTGCGCGTGGGCCCGTGGTGCTTGTGGAGCTGGTGCTGCTTGCGCAGCTTGTAGAAGGCCACGAGCATCACCGCGGCCATGAACGTGATGGCCACGAAGCAGCCGATGATGATTTTGGTGGTCTTCATGACGTCGTCCAGGTCCTTGAGGGCGTTCTCCGTCACATCCGTGATGGGCACCGTGAACGCCTTCTCCGTGGGCCGCGAGGAGCGCGGGGCGGGTGCCGTGGTAGAAGACGAGGCAGGGCCGGCCGCGTCCCCAGGCCGGCCCCCACCCCAGACACCGTCTGTCGTGGGCCCTGGCGGTTCCTTCTCCGTCCCCCGCGGCTGCAGGGCCTCCTCTCCGGGCTGCGTCTCCAGGGTCTCCACGGTCACCGTGGTGAAGTAGGTGTAGCCGCCACTGCCCCCTCCAACACCACCACTGCCCCCAGGGCCGCCCCCGCCGCTGCCGGTGCCCCCGGCCGCCACGGGGTCCACGGCCGAGACGTTGAGCGTGGCCGAGGCGGTGGTGTTGCCGGCTGAGTTCGTCACCATGCACGTGTACTGGCCCGTGTCCTGCACGGTGACGTTGGTGAAGTTAAGCGTGCCGTCATGCAGGACGGAGATGCGCACGCGGTAGGAGCCGTGGGTCATGAGGGTGCCGTTGGGCGTCAGCCAGTTGACGGAGGTCATGGAGGTGCCCGTGCGGCATTTGAGCTCGGCAGCCATGCCCTCGGTGACGTTGAGGTCCGTGGGCGGCTCCACGATGACGGGCGCATAGCAGGTGAAATGCGACTGGTCCAGCTCCCCAATGTAGCGCCCCTTGAGGCCGGCGGGCGCATGACAGCGGGCGCAGCAGGTCGTGTTGCTGGGCACCGTCTCCTTGAGCCACCAGCTCAGCCAGAGCACGTCGCAGTTGCAATGCCAGGGGTTGTGGTTGAGGTGCACGCGCTCGAGGCGGTGCAGGGGCGTGAAGAGGTCGTGGGGCAGCGACATCAGGTTGTTGTGGGACAGGTTGAGCTCCTCCAGCGACTTGAGGTCGTCGAAGGCGTTGCGCTCGATAGTGGCTACCTGGGCGTGCATGAGCCACAGCTTGCGCAGGCTGGTGAGACCCTGGAAGGAGCCCGGGCGGATCAGGTCCAGCCGGTTGCCCGACAGCTCCAGCTCCTCCAGGCGCACCAGGGCCGTCAGGTTGGGGATGTCCTTGAGGTTGCACATGCCCAGGTTGAGGTAGCGCAGGTTGACCAGCCCCTCGAAGGCCGCCTCCGAGATGTACTCCAGCCGCTTGAGCTCGCCCAGGTCCAGGCGCCGCAGCGAGGGCACGCGGTTGAAGGCGTAGGAGGGGATGCTCTCGATGGGGTTGTTCCGCAGCCAGAGCTCCCGCAGCTTGGACAGGTACTCGAAGGCCTGCGTGGGCACCGTGGTCAGCCGGTTGTCAAAAAGCTCCAGCGTGTTGAGGCTGGGCAGCCCGTTGAAGGCGCCCACCTCGATCTTGCGCACCAGGTTCTTGCTCAGCTGCAGAATCTCCAGGTGCCGCAGGTGCTTGAACGTGTCCGTCCGGATCacctggggagagggagacacGGATCAGTCACGGAGATACTGACGGGGACCGTGGGGGGATCACCAAGGTCCCGGGCGCAGGTGGGGCCGTGTGGCTGGATCTCCCGTGCTGTGCTGTGACGGTACGACCTATATTGCAACATGGTTTGatgagtttcttataaagttaaaactggagtcaaggctgggtgtggtggctcacgcctgtaatctcagcactttgggaggccgaggcaggtggatcacttgaggtcaggagtttgagaccagcctggccaacatggtgaaaccctgtctctactaaaaatacaaaaattagccaggtgtggtggtgcgtgtaatcccagctactcgggaggctgaggcacgagaatcacttgaacccaggaggcggagtttgcagtgagtcgagatagtgccactgcactcctgcctgggcaacagagcaagactccatgtagaaacaaacaaaaaaactggattCAAGAATTTTGGGGGACCAAGCAcaggggtggctcatgcctgtaatcccagcactttgggaggctgaggtgggcagatcacttgaacccaggagattaaGATCAGACTGGGCATCAGaacatagaccccatctctacaaaaataaaataaaataaaataaattagccaggcatggtggcatgtgcctgttgtcccagctactagggaggctgaggtgggaggattgcgtgagcctggaaagtgaaggctgcagtgagccctgatcacgccactgcactccagcctgggcaatgaagtaataccctgtcaaaaaaaaaaaaaaaaaaagaaaagaaaagaaaaatgaacaaacaagaaaatgaaaaaaagagaaaaaaagatacttaGAAAGTTAAAACTGGATTCAAGAATTTTGGggacggccaggcatggtggctaacgcctgtaatgccagcactttgggaggctgcagtgggtggatcacctgaggtcaggagtttgagaccagcctggccaacatggtgaaaccccgtctctactaaaaatacaaaaattagccaggcatggtggctaacgcctttaatgccagcactttgggaggctgcagtgggtggatcacctgaggtcaggagttcgagaccagcctggccaacatggtgaaaccccgtctctactaaaaatacaaaaattagccaggcatggtggcacatgcctgtaatcccagctacttgggaggctgaggcagaagaatcgcttgaacctgggaggcagaggttgcagtgagctgagattgtgtcaccacactccagcctgggtgacagagtcagactccgtctcgaaaaaaaaaaaaaaaaaaaagaattttgggggccaggcacagtggcttatgcctgtaatcccagtgctttgggaggccaaggtgagaggatcacctgagcccagaagcttgagaccagtctgggcaacactgGGAGAccctccctgtctctacaaaaagaatttaaaaagaaatataaaaccaaGAATTTTGGGATTGAAGAggaaaaaacttttgaaaaaaaagttaaaactggAGTGGCCATCCGACCCGGCTGTTCCATTCCTGGGTATTTCCTCAAGAGAAAT contains:
- the ASPDH gene encoding aspartate dehydrogenase domain-containing protein isoform X1, with the protein product MTTWPAREGAGDCRGNFPHQQGERGCAAGERGARRAPRTPSHHAHCAGPGKVDRAQGRVLPPPLPQAHAPTLGLRGRGKTEPRGSRVRCPKSSGCPGLVQGAVSSPGSRAPDTALRAMADRGPWRVGVVGYGRLGQSLVSRLLAQGPELGLELVFVWNRDPGRMAGSVPPSLQLQNLAALGERRPDLVVEVAHPKIIHESGAQILRHANLLVGSPSALSDQTTERQLLEASQHWDHAVFVARGALWGTEDIRRLDAAGGLRSLRVTMATHPDGFRLEGPLAAAHSPGPCTVLYEGPVRGLCPFAPRNSNTMAAAALAAPSLGFDGVIGVLVADTSLTDMHVVDVELSGPRGPTGRSFAVHTHRENPAEPGAVTGSATVTAFWRSLLACCQLPSRPGIHLC
- the ASPDH gene encoding aspartate dehydrogenase domain-containing protein isoform X2 produces the protein MTTWPAREGAGDCRGNFPHQQGERGCAAGERGARRAPRTPSHHAHCAGPGKVDRAQGRVLPPPLPQAHAPTLGLRGRGKTEPRGSRVRCPKSSGCPGLVQGAVSSPGSRAPDTALRAMADRGPWRVGVVGYGRLGQSLVSRLLAQGPELGLELVFVWNRDPGRMAGSVPPSLQLQNLAALGERRPDLVVEVAHPKIIHESGAQILRHANLLSLRVTMATHPDGFRLEGPLAAAHSPGPCTVLYEGPVRGLCPFAPRNSNTMAAAALAAPSLGFDGVIGVLVADTSLTDMHVVDVELSGPRGPTGRSFAVHTHRENPAEPGAVTGSATVTAFWRSLLACCQLPSRPGIHLC
- the LRRC4B gene encoding leucine-rich repeat-containing protein 4B: MARARGSPCPPLPPGRMSWPHGALLFLWLFSPPLGAGGGGVAVTSAAGGGSPPATSCPVACSCSNQASRVICTRRDLAEVPASIPVNTRYLNLQENGIQVIRTDTFKHLRHLEILQLSKNLVRKIEVGAFNGLPSLNTLELFDNRLTTVPTQAFEYLSKLRELWLRNNPIESIPSYAFNRVPSLRRLDLGELKRLEYISEAAFEGLVNLRYLNLGMCNLKDIPNLTALVRLEELELSGNRLDLIRPGSFQGLTSLRKLWLMHAQVATIERNAFDDLKSLEELNLSHNNLMSLPHDLFTPLHRLERVHLNHNPWHCNCDVLWLSWWLKETVPSNTTCCARCHAPAGLKGRYIGELDQSHFTCYAPVIVEPPTDLNVTEGMAAELKCRTGTSMTSVNWLTPNGTLMTHGSYRVRISVLHDGTLNFTNVTVQDTGQYTCMVTNSAGNTTASATLNVSAVDPVAAGGTGSGGGGPGGSGGVGGGSGGYTYFTTVTVETLETQPGEEALQPRGTEKEPPGPTTDGVWGGGRPGDAAGPASSSTTAPAPRSSRPTEKAFTVPITDVTENALKDLDDVMKTTKIIIGCFVAITFMAAVMLVAFYKLRKQHQLHKHHGPTRTVEIINVEDELPAASAVSVAAAAAVASGGGVGGDSHLALPALERDHLNHHHYVAAAFKAHYSSNPSGGGCGGKGPPGLNSIHEPLLFKSGSKENVQETQI